One genomic segment of Mycolicibacterium gilvum includes these proteins:
- a CDS encoding cobalamin B12-binding domain-containing protein, translating into MSTRVLVAKPGLDGHDRGAKIVARTLRDAGFEVIYTGIRQRIEDIVSIALQEDVALVGLSILSGAHVTLTARTVDALRAADAGDIAVVVGGTIPQGDVQKLLDAGAAAVFPTGTSLDDLVRDVRALTEKAEQS; encoded by the coding sequence GTGAGCACACGTGTGCTGGTGGCCAAGCCCGGTCTCGACGGCCACGACCGGGGCGCCAAGATCGTCGCGCGCACCCTGCGTGATGCGGGATTCGAGGTGATCTACACCGGGATTCGGCAGCGCATCGAGGACATCGTGTCGATCGCTCTGCAGGAGGACGTCGCGCTGGTGGGGTTGTCGATTCTGTCGGGCGCCCACGTCACGCTGACGGCGCGCACGGTGGACGCGCTGCGCGCCGCCGATGCCGGTGACATCGCCGTCGTCGTCGGAGGCACCATCCCGCAGGGGGATGTGCAGAAGCTGCTCGATGCCGGTGCGGCCGCGGTGTTCCCGACGGGCACCTCGCTCGACGACCTGGTGCGCGACGTCCGGGCGCTGACGGAGAAGGCGGAGCAGTCATGA
- a CDS encoding LLM class F420-dependent oxidoreductase produces MRLGVMIGAERGDMARKVSKLVSDIEWAESAGLDTAWMPQVPNDFDCLTMVALMAAHTSRIELGTAVVPLQAQHPIALARQALSVHAMAAGRLALGVGPSHHWIVRDMLGLPYEKPAAYTRDYLEVLNTALAGPGDVDVENDSFTVHNPTVLGAEQPLPVLVAALGPVMLQIAGERADGTVLWMADEKAIGEHIAPKITKAAADAGRPAPRIVAGIPVCLCANSEIDAAKDRANRILAEAETSPNYQRLLDRGDARNVGDLCAAGDEESILARFKQFADAGVTDLSVRLLPIGETRDELVASKYRTREVIGELAKAVQ; encoded by the coding sequence ATGAGATTAGGCGTGATGATCGGGGCTGAGCGCGGCGACATGGCCCGCAAGGTCAGCAAGCTCGTCTCCGACATCGAGTGGGCCGAGTCGGCAGGGCTGGACACCGCGTGGATGCCGCAGGTGCCCAACGACTTCGACTGCCTGACGATGGTCGCGTTGATGGCCGCGCACACCTCACGCATCGAACTCGGTACCGCCGTGGTGCCGTTGCAGGCACAGCACCCGATCGCGCTTGCGCGCCAAGCACTCTCGGTGCATGCGATGGCCGCGGGCCGGCTGGCGCTCGGGGTCGGGCCGTCGCACCACTGGATCGTGCGCGACATGCTGGGCCTTCCGTACGAGAAGCCGGCCGCGTACACCCGCGACTATCTCGAGGTCCTCAACACCGCGCTCGCCGGGCCCGGTGACGTCGACGTCGAGAACGATTCGTTCACGGTGCACAACCCGACGGTTCTCGGTGCCGAACAGCCGCTTCCGGTCTTGGTGGCAGCCCTCGGACCGGTCATGCTGCAGATCGCCGGCGAGCGCGCCGACGGCACCGTGCTGTGGATGGCCGACGAGAAGGCCATCGGGGAACACATCGCGCCGAAGATCACCAAGGCTGCCGCCGACGCGGGTCGTCCCGCACCGCGCATCGTCGCGGGTATCCCGGTGTGCCTGTGCGCCAACTCCGAGATCGACGCGGCCAAGGACCGGGCCAACCGGATTCTGGCGGAGGCGGAGACGTCGCCGAACTATCAGCGGCTGCTCGACCGCGGCGACGCCCGCAATGTCGGGGACCTGTGTGCGGCCGGTGACGAGGAATCGATCCTGGCCCGTTTCAAGCAGTTCGCCGATGCCGGGGTCACCGACCTGTCGGTGCGGTTGCTGCCGATCGGGGAGACGCGCGACGAACTGGTCGCATCGAAGTACCGGACGCGTGAGGTGATCGGCGAGCTCGCCAAGGCCGTGCAGTGA
- a CDS encoding CaiB/BaiF CoA transferase family protein: MSAGAPLAGIRILEVGVMLAGPYATMMLADLGAEVIKIEPPGGEISRQVSDSYFASLNRNKQSVVIDLRSDAGRQKLGELVADSHALLVNMKPSAIRRLGLTYDSLKEFNERIVCVAMTGFGLDGGDDPAFDYVIQAATGVAAMTGDPDGPPTLPGYSSADNSTGLTAALGLLAQIVSGRGGQVDVSLQDVMLSQLNYRAAAYLNDGAEPKRHPFGAHSYYVPAQLFSTAEGFLALFITHDGFWASFAREAGIEGFATMAERASRRDEVLALVSAALAGDTAVGWQNRLQPLGIPAAAVRTLPEALEAMPEVVVTAGDFRLVRSPIRIAGYTPEYRPAPTLDEHADAPAHSS; this comes from the coding sequence GTGAGCGCGGGCGCCCCCCTCGCGGGCATCCGCATCCTCGAGGTCGGGGTGATGCTGGCGGGGCCTTACGCGACGATGATGCTCGCCGATCTCGGCGCCGAGGTGATCAAGATCGAGCCACCGGGCGGGGAGATCTCACGGCAGGTCAGCGACAGCTACTTCGCCAGCCTCAACCGCAACAAGCAGAGCGTCGTGATCGATCTGCGTTCGGACGCGGGCCGTCAGAAGCTGGGCGAGCTGGTCGCGGATTCGCATGCGCTGCTGGTCAATATGAAGCCGTCGGCGATCCGCCGGCTCGGATTGACCTACGACTCCCTCAAGGAGTTCAACGAGCGCATCGTGTGCGTGGCGATGACGGGGTTCGGGCTCGACGGCGGTGACGATCCGGCGTTCGACTACGTGATCCAGGCGGCCACGGGGGTGGCGGCCATGACGGGGGATCCGGACGGACCTCCGACGCTTCCGGGGTATTCCTCGGCGGACAACTCGACGGGTCTGACCGCTGCGCTGGGTCTGCTGGCGCAGATCGTGTCGGGCCGGGGCGGGCAGGTCGATGTGTCCCTGCAGGACGTCATGCTGTCGCAACTGAACTACCGTGCCGCGGCCTACCTCAACGACGGCGCCGAACCCAAACGGCATCCGTTCGGGGCGCATTCCTATTACGTTCCCGCGCAACTGTTCTCGACCGCCGAGGGCTTCCTCGCGCTGTTCATCACCCACGACGGATTCTGGGCGTCGTTCGCGCGGGAGGCCGGCATCGAGGGGTTCGCCACCATGGCCGAGCGTGCGTCTCGGCGCGACGAGGTGCTGGCGCTCGTCAGCGCAGCCCTGGCCGGGGACACCGCGGTGGGCTGGCAGAATCGGTTGCAGCCGTTGGGAATTCCCGCCGCCGCGGTGCGGACGCTACCCGAGGCGCTGGAGGCGATGCCGGAGGTGGTCGTCACCGCCGGGGATTTCCGTCTGGTGCGCAGTCCGATCCGGATCGCCGGCTACACGCCCGAGTACCGGCCGGCGCCGACGCTCGACGAGCACGCCGACGCGCCGGCTCACTCGTCGTAG
- a CDS encoding class I adenylate-forming enzyme family protein, which translates to MSISLLLEMATDAGPDRTAVVSDDTRLTTAELSALADGGAGVIAASGARHVAYVGTGGALLPLLLFASARAAVPVTPLNYRLSAEGLRALLDRLPDPLVVVDDEYRDAVGDSYRTMGSREFFEASRTAEPAAEFADPDSVGVVLFTSGTTSKPKAVELTHTNLTSYIMGTVEFASAEPDDAALICVPPYHIAGVSAALSNLYAGRKMVYLRHFDAEKWVRLVADEGVTSATVVPTMLDRIVTVLETTDTALPTLRTLAYGGSKVPLPLVRKALSLLPDVGFVNAYGLTETSSTIAVLTPDDHRAALAAADDAALRRLGSVGQPVPGIEVEVRAEDGTVLGPGETGELFVRGEQVSGKYTDIGSVLDENGWFPTKDVAYLDSEGYLFIGGRSDDTIIRGGENIAPAEIEDVLVEHPHVRDCAVVGADDPQWGQIIVAVVVPHQDTAPDPEDLRAHVRSQLRGSRTPDRVVFRDELPTNATGKVLRRELVSELNQDRSPAQPAV; encoded by the coding sequence ATGAGCATCTCGCTGCTGCTGGAGATGGCCACCGACGCCGGCCCCGACCGCACCGCGGTGGTGTCCGACGACACCCGGCTCACCACAGCTGAACTCAGTGCGCTGGCCGATGGAGGCGCCGGTGTCATCGCGGCATCAGGCGCACGCCACGTCGCCTACGTGGGCACCGGCGGCGCCCTGTTGCCGTTGTTGCTGTTCGCCTCGGCCCGCGCCGCCGTGCCGGTGACCCCGCTGAACTACCGACTCTCGGCCGAGGGTCTGCGCGCGCTGCTCGACCGCCTCCCGGATCCGCTCGTCGTGGTCGACGACGAATACCGCGACGCGGTCGGTGACAGCTACCGGACGATGGGCTCGCGCGAGTTCTTCGAGGCCTCGCGAACAGCAGAACCTGCTGCCGAGTTCGCCGATCCCGACAGCGTCGGCGTCGTGCTGTTCACCTCGGGCACGACCTCGAAGCCCAAAGCAGTGGAACTCACCCACACCAACTTGACCAGCTACATCATGGGCACCGTCGAGTTCGCCTCCGCCGAACCCGACGACGCCGCGCTGATCTGCGTTCCGCCGTACCACATCGCCGGCGTCAGCGCCGCGCTGTCGAACCTGTACGCCGGCCGAAAGATGGTGTACCTGCGGCACTTCGACGCCGAGAAGTGGGTCCGGCTGGTCGCCGACGAAGGTGTCACCTCGGCGACCGTGGTCCCGACCATGCTCGATCGCATCGTCACCGTGCTGGAGACGACCGACACCGCGCTGCCCACCCTGCGCACGCTGGCCTACGGCGGATCCAAGGTGCCGCTGCCCCTGGTGCGCAAAGCACTCTCGTTGCTGCCCGACGTCGGATTCGTCAACGCCTACGGCCTCACCGAGACCAGCTCGACCATCGCCGTGCTCACCCCCGACGACCACCGTGCGGCGCTGGCCGCCGCCGACGACGCCGCGCTGCGCAGGCTCGGATCGGTCGGCCAACCGGTGCCCGGCATCGAGGTCGAGGTCCGGGCCGAGGACGGCACCGTGCTGGGACCGGGTGAGACCGGCGAGCTGTTCGTCCGCGGTGAGCAGGTCTCCGGGAAGTACACCGACATCGGCTCCGTGCTCGACGAGAACGGGTGGTTCCCCACCAAGGACGTCGCCTACCTCGACAGCGAGGGGTACCTGTTCATCGGGGGCCGCTCCGACGACACGATCATCCGCGGCGGCGAGAACATCGCGCCCGCCGAGATCGAGGATGTGCTCGTCGAGCACCCCCACGTCCGCGACTGCGCCGTGGTCGGGGCCGACGACCCGCAGTGGGGCCAGATCATCGTCGCCGTCGTGGTCCCCCACCAGGACACCGCGCCCGACCCGGAGGACCTCCGCGCGCACGTGCGGTCCCAGCTTCGCGGATCCCGGACCCCCGACCGGGTGGTGTTCCGCGACGAACTGCCCACCAACGCGACCGGCAAGGTGCTGCGCCGCGAACTCGTCAGCGAGTTGAATCAGGACCGATCGCCGGCACAGCCGGCTGTTTAA
- a CDS encoding MFS transporter: protein MGPGGRTRVSPRRVAIASFVGTTVEFYDFLIYGTAAALVFPKLFFPNASPAAGILLSFATFGVGFIARPLGGIVFGHFGDRVGRRRMLVYSLVGMGVSTVLIGVLPTYAQIGLAAPILLTVLRLAQGFAVGGEWGGATLMAVEHATADRRGFYGAFPQMGAPAGTAAATLAFYLAARLPDDQFLAWGWRIPFLVSAILIVIGLVVRLTVTESPHFAELQRRSEVTRTPIVAAFRRHWRQILLVAGAYLSQGIFAYICVAYLVSYATTVAEIPRDWALLGVFLGAVVAVATYPLFGALSDRVGRKPLYLAGVIAMALAVVPTFALINTGRPVMFVLALVLIFGLAMAPAAGVTGALFSMAFDADVRYSGVSVGYTLSQVLGSAFAPTIATALYAATGSSNSIAAYLIAASAVSAVAVCFMPGGWRAAPAEARPEHTPTAPTG, encoded by the coding sequence ATGGGGCCCGGCGGGCGTACGCGCGTCTCACCGCGCCGCGTCGCGATCGCGAGCTTCGTCGGTACGACCGTCGAGTTCTACGACTTCCTGATCTACGGCACCGCCGCGGCGCTGGTCTTCCCGAAGCTGTTCTTCCCCAATGCTTCTCCGGCGGCCGGGATTCTGCTGTCGTTCGCCACGTTCGGGGTCGGCTTCATCGCGCGCCCGCTGGGCGGCATCGTGTTCGGCCACTTCGGCGATCGCGTGGGGCGTCGCAGAATGTTGGTGTACTCGCTGGTGGGCATGGGGGTCTCCACGGTCCTGATCGGGGTGCTGCCGACGTACGCCCAGATCGGCCTCGCCGCACCGATCCTGTTGACCGTGCTGCGCCTCGCCCAGGGATTCGCCGTCGGTGGCGAATGGGGCGGTGCGACGCTGATGGCCGTCGAACACGCAACAGCCGACAGGCGGGGCTTCTACGGCGCCTTCCCCCAGATGGGCGCCCCCGCCGGGACAGCTGCGGCCACGCTGGCGTTCTACCTCGCCGCCAGGCTGCCCGACGACCAGTTCCTCGCCTGGGGTTGGCGCATCCCGTTCCTCGTCAGCGCGATCCTGATCGTGATCGGACTCGTCGTCCGGCTCACCGTCACCGAGAGCCCCCACTTCGCGGAACTCCAGCGACGCTCCGAGGTCACGCGAACCCCGATCGTCGCGGCGTTCCGCCGGCACTGGCGCCAGATACTGCTCGTCGCGGGCGCGTACCTGTCCCAGGGCATCTTCGCCTACATCTGCGTGGCCTACCTCGTCTCCTACGCCACCACCGTCGCGGAGATCCCCCGCGACTGGGCGCTGCTCGGAGTGTTCCTCGGCGCGGTGGTGGCCGTCGCGACCTACCCGCTGTTCGGGGCGCTGTCCGACCGGGTCGGACGTAAGCCGTTGTACCTGGCCGGCGTCATCGCGATGGCCCTGGCCGTGGTGCCGACGTTCGCTCTGATCAACACGGGCCGCCCGGTGATGTTCGTGCTCGCCCTGGTGCTGATCTTCGGGCTCGCGATGGCGCCCGCGGCGGGTGTGACCGGGGCGCTGTTCTCGATGGCCTTCGACGCCGACGTCCGCTACAGCGGCGTGTCCGTCGGCTACACGCTGTCCCAGGTGCTCGGTTCGGCGTTCGCGCCGACGATCGCCACCGCGCTCTACGCGGCCACCGGTTCGAGCAACTCGATCGCCGCGTATCTGATTGCGGCGTCAGCAGTCTCGGCAGTCGCCGTGTGTTTCATGCCCGGGGGCTGGCGAGCCGCCCCGGCCGAGGCACGGCCGGAACACACGCCGACGGCACCGACCGGCTGA
- a CDS encoding acyl-CoA dehydrogenase family protein — protein MDVRLTSEQRQLRDAAAEVAEELGPGSVADLDDSARRARLEKAVDATGFRTLRSDGASAVEVAIVAEEFGRGLVDVPYLGPVLVDDLHRRVGRDPVAGADPQTVDLTNSLAGVVESPSELSDLSDEDAGRWYALALAATAADMVGAARGTQRLATEYAKVREQYGSAIGSYQAVAHLLAESEALIEGSISVSRHAAWAVDELPAREAIEAARVAKIYCARAAMTVCETSIQVHGGIGNTWECLAHIYLRRVLAATEAWPVTLEELTIGLS, from the coding sequence ATGGACGTCCGTCTGACCAGTGAGCAGCGGCAGCTGCGGGATGCCGCCGCGGAGGTGGCCGAGGAGCTCGGGCCGGGTTCGGTCGCCGACCTCGACGACTCCGCGCGCCGCGCACGGCTCGAAAAGGCGGTCGACGCCACGGGTTTCCGGACCCTGCGCTCGGACGGGGCCTCGGCGGTCGAGGTCGCGATCGTGGCCGAGGAGTTCGGCCGGGGCCTGGTCGACGTCCCGTATCTGGGGCCGGTGCTCGTCGACGACCTGCACCGGCGGGTCGGTCGAGACCCGGTGGCGGGCGCCGACCCCCAGACGGTCGATCTGACGAACAGTCTCGCCGGCGTGGTCGAGTCGCCGTCGGAGCTGTCGGACCTGTCCGACGAGGATGCCGGGCGTTGGTATGCACTGGCATTGGCCGCCACGGCAGCCGACATGGTGGGTGCCGCCCGCGGAACGCAGAGGCTGGCCACCGAGTACGCCAAGGTCCGCGAACAGTACGGCTCGGCCATCGGTTCCTATCAGGCCGTCGCGCACCTTCTGGCCGAGAGTGAGGCACTGATCGAGGGATCGATCAGCGTGTCACGCCACGCCGCCTGGGCGGTCGACGAGTTGCCGGCCCGGGAGGCGATCGAGGCGGCCCGGGTCGCGAAGATCTACTGCGCACGCGCCGCGATGACGGTGTGTGAGACATCGATCCAGGTACACGGCGGCATCGGCAACACCTGGGAATGCCTGGCGCACATCTATCTACGCCGGGTGCTGGCCGCCACCGAAGCATGGCCCGTCACGTTGGAGGAGCTGACCATTGGACTTTCGTGA
- a CDS encoding SDR family oxidoreductase codes for MRTALSIGKGATVASESGTSSTESLADRTLVVSGGSRGIGLAIALGAARRGANVVLLAKTAEPHPRLPGTVHTAVADVEAAGGKGVAVVGDVRKEEDVARAIDTAVERFGGVDIVVNNASAIATEPTDALSAKKFDLMMDINIRGTFLLTKAALPHLRQARAGAHVVTLAPPLNMNPHWLGAHPSYTLSKYGMTLLSLGWANEYADTGIGFSCLWPETYIATSAVTNLSDGDALVQASRSPDIMADAAVEILSRPAAEVNGQCFIDSEVLIASGVTDLSRYGGGDEPILDIFVDGRTS; via the coding sequence ATGAGAACGGCACTATCTATCGGGAAAGGGGCCACCGTGGCTTCGGAGTCGGGCACGTCCAGCACGGAATCGCTCGCCGACCGCACCCTGGTGGTGTCGGGCGGCAGCCGAGGGATCGGGCTGGCGATAGCGCTCGGCGCCGCGCGCCGCGGCGCCAACGTCGTGCTGCTCGCCAAGACGGCCGAGCCGCACCCGAGGCTCCCCGGCACCGTGCACACCGCGGTCGCCGATGTGGAGGCGGCCGGCGGAAAGGGCGTCGCCGTCGTCGGGGACGTCCGCAAAGAAGAAGACGTGGCCCGCGCGATCGACACCGCGGTCGAACGCTTCGGCGGCGTCGACATCGTCGTAAACAACGCCAGCGCCATCGCGACCGAACCCACCGACGCGCTGTCGGCCAAGAAATTCGACCTCATGATGGACATCAACATCCGCGGCACGTTCCTGCTGACGAAGGCGGCGCTGCCCCATCTGCGGCAGGCGCGCGCCGGTGCGCACGTGGTCACCCTCGCTCCCCCGCTGAACATGAACCCGCACTGGCTCGGCGCTCACCCGTCCTACACGCTGTCCAAGTACGGGATGACGCTGCTGTCCCTGGGCTGGGCGAACGAATACGCCGACACCGGCATCGGATTCAGCTGCCTGTGGCCCGAGACCTACATCGCGACGTCCGCGGTGACCAACCTCTCCGACGGCGACGCGCTGGTGCAGGCCTCGCGCAGCCCGGACATCATGGCCGACGCCGCGGTGGAGATCCTGTCGCGGCCCGCCGCCGAGGTGAACGGCCAGTGCTTCATCGACTCGGAGGTCCTGATCGCCTCGGGTGTCACCGACCTCTCCCGCTACGGCGGCGGCGACGAGCCGATCCTCGACATCTTCGTCGACGGGCGCACCTCATGA
- a CDS encoding 2Fe-2S iron-sulfur cluster-binding protein, giving the protein MTEPQTPGTGSTVTEPAAQGTITIHLDGSTASVAHRNGETLLESARRAGMGPPFSCEAGNCGTCMALLTDGTATMRVNDALTEDEVAEGYVLTCQAVPDTADVTVNYDE; this is encoded by the coding sequence ATGACCGAGCCGCAGACACCGGGAACGGGGTCCACAGTGACTGAGCCGGCGGCGCAGGGCACGATCACCATCCACCTGGACGGCAGCACCGCGTCGGTGGCGCACCGCAACGGCGAGACACTGCTCGAAAGCGCGCGCCGGGCCGGGATGGGGCCGCCCTTCTCCTGCGAGGCAGGCAACTGTGGCACCTGCATGGCGCTGCTGACCGACGGAACCGCGACGATGCGGGTCAACGACGCCCTCACCGAGGACGAGGTCGCCGAGGGATACGTGTTGACGTGCCAGGCCGTTCCCGACACCGCGGATGTGACCGTCAACTACGACGAGTGA
- a CDS encoding methylmalonyl-CoA mutase family protein encodes MSEQVVPRVETPSGIPLDPVYGPGDRAADPPPPGEYPFTRGNFASGYRGKTWTFRQYSGFGTAEESNSRYRYLLDQGGTGLSVALDLPTQCGYDSDDEEFGEEVGRVGVAVDTLADAEILFDGIPLDKISTSFTINGTAAILLAFYVAAAEKKGVPREKLTGTIQNDILKEYASRGTWIWPPEPSLRLIADTIEFCAAEVPRFNAISVAGAHFRDAGANAVQEMAFTLADGVTYCDTVVERGRMTIDKFAPQISFFFYTHGDFFEEIAKYRAGRRRWATIVRERYGATTDKASMFRFGCVAGGASLYAPQAQNNLVRVAYEAMAAVLGGVQSMFTAAWDEPFALPSEESATLALRTQQILAYETGVTKVADPLGGSYFVEALTDATEEKIIEIMHDLETHGGMVRCIEDGYLQGLIADEAFKIHREVESGERPVVGVNKFVVDEPAPDLATYELDAEGRDKQLTRLAKVKAERDGVAVKESLAALARAAEGEDNLMHKLIDCANVYCTVGEMVSTLKSVWGEFQQPVVF; translated from the coding sequence ATGAGCGAGCAAGTCGTGCCCCGGGTCGAGACCCCCTCTGGCATCCCACTGGACCCTGTGTACGGGCCAGGTGATCGCGCGGCCGATCCACCGCCGCCCGGGGAGTATCCGTTCACGCGCGGGAACTTCGCGTCCGGATACCGCGGAAAGACCTGGACCTTCCGACAGTATTCAGGCTTCGGCACCGCCGAGGAGTCCAACAGCCGGTACCGGTATCTGCTCGATCAGGGCGGCACCGGTCTGTCGGTGGCCCTCGACCTGCCCACCCAGTGCGGCTACGACTCCGATGACGAGGAGTTCGGCGAGGAGGTCGGGCGCGTCGGCGTGGCGGTCGACACGCTGGCCGACGCCGAGATCCTGTTCGACGGCATCCCGCTCGACAAGATCAGCACCAGCTTCACCATCAACGGCACCGCGGCGATCCTGCTCGCGTTCTACGTCGCCGCCGCCGAGAAGAAGGGTGTGCCGCGCGAGAAGCTCACCGGCACGATCCAGAACGACATCCTCAAGGAGTACGCGTCGCGCGGCACATGGATCTGGCCGCCCGAGCCGTCGCTGCGGTTGATCGCCGACACCATCGAGTTCTGCGCGGCCGAGGTACCGCGCTTCAACGCGATCTCGGTGGCGGGCGCGCACTTCCGCGACGCCGGTGCCAACGCGGTGCAGGAGATGGCGTTCACGCTGGCCGACGGGGTCACCTACTGCGACACGGTGGTCGAGCGCGGACGGATGACCATCGACAAGTTCGCGCCGCAGATCTCGTTCTTCTTCTACACCCACGGTGACTTCTTCGAGGAGATCGCGAAGTACCGGGCCGGCCGCCGGCGGTGGGCCACGATCGTGCGCGAGCGCTACGGCGCCACGACGGACAAGGCGTCGATGTTCCGCTTCGGCTGCGTAGCCGGTGGCGCGTCACTGTATGCCCCGCAGGCGCAGAACAACCTGGTGCGCGTGGCGTACGAGGCGATGGCCGCGGTACTCGGCGGCGTGCAGTCGATGTTCACCGCTGCCTGGGACGAGCCGTTCGCCCTGCCCAGCGAGGAGTCGGCGACGCTGGCGCTGCGCACGCAGCAGATCCTCGCGTACGAGACCGGTGTGACGAAGGTGGCCGACCCGCTCGGCGGTTCGTACTTCGTCGAGGCCCTCACCGATGCGACCGAGGAGAAGATCATCGAGATCATGCACGATCTCGAGACTCACGGCGGAATGGTGCGCTGCATCGAGGACGGCTATCTGCAGGGGCTGATCGCCGACGAGGCGTTCAAGATCCACCGCGAGGTGGAGTCGGGGGAGCGCCCGGTCGTCGGTGTGAACAAGTTCGTCGTCGACGAGCCGGCGCCCGACCTCGCGACCTACGAGCTCGATGCGGAGGGCCGCGACAAGCAGCTCACGCGGCTGGCGAAGGTGAAGGCCGAACGGGACGGCGTCGCGGTGAAGGAGAGCCTGGCCGCGCTGGCCCGCGCCGCCGAGGGTGAGGACAACCTGATGCACAAGCTGATCGACTGCGCCAACGTGTACTGCACGGTGGGCGAGATGGTGTCGACGCTGAAGTCGGTCTGGGGCGAGTTCCAGCAGCCTGTCGTTTTTTAG
- a CDS encoding class I adenylate-forming enzyme family protein, translating into MSEPTALAFEDRCLSLADIDALAAGMAVELQRRGVGAGSRVALMSSNRPEFVVALRAIWRLGAAAVLLSPAWKQTEVGHAVALTEATHAVGDHPVLADAMPMLSLDDEIAPRDPEAAPDPDAGADAVFVFSSGTTGMPKAVRHTHASLAVAIRHWRDALGLTAADRMQVMTPPSHILGLLNIIMALDTGAWIRLHRRFDIDAMLRHIESDRITIEMAVAPIALALSAHPRLEDHDLSSLRYIMWCATPVTQSVAEAVTARTGVTWVTAYGASELPVISCNDLQHARLDTVGRAVTGVGIRIVSLQTGEVLGAGEEGEIQVRSDSAMAGYLPDQWTAQAFSDGWYRTGDVGTLDGEGWLRITDRAKEMIKVRGFQVAPAEVEAVLHGHPAVEDCAVFGIPAADGEAIVAAVTLGHPVDTDELADLVADRLASYKRPSRVVVVDEIPRLPSGKVLRRVLRERAMGAGAKSGGF; encoded by the coding sequence GTGAGTGAGCCGACGGCGCTCGCCTTCGAGGATCGGTGCTTGAGCCTTGCCGACATCGACGCTCTGGCTGCGGGGATGGCCGTCGAGCTGCAACGGCGCGGGGTCGGTGCGGGGTCGCGGGTGGCGCTGATGTCGTCGAACCGGCCGGAGTTCGTCGTCGCTCTGAGGGCGATCTGGCGACTCGGCGCGGCAGCGGTACTGCTGAGCCCGGCGTGGAAGCAGACCGAGGTCGGGCACGCGGTGGCGCTGACGGAGGCGACGCATGCGGTCGGTGACCATCCGGTGCTCGCCGACGCGATGCCGATGCTGTCTCTCGATGACGAGATCGCGCCGCGGGACCCGGAAGCGGCGCCCGATCCCGACGCCGGTGCCGACGCCGTCTTCGTCTTCAGCTCGGGAACAACGGGTATGCCCAAGGCGGTCCGGCACACGCACGCGTCGCTGGCCGTCGCAATTCGGCACTGGCGCGATGCCCTGGGGCTGACGGCGGCCGACCGGATGCAGGTGATGACGCCGCCCTCGCACATTCTGGGACTGCTCAACATCATCATGGCCCTCGACACCGGTGCCTGGATCAGGTTGCACCGAAGGTTCGACATCGACGCGATGCTGCGTCACATCGAGTCCGACCGCATCACGATCGAGATGGCGGTCGCACCGATCGCGCTGGCACTCTCGGCGCACCCGCGTCTGGAAGACCACGACCTGTCGTCGCTGCGGTACATCATGTGGTGCGCCACCCCGGTCACCCAGAGCGTGGCCGAGGCGGTCACGGCACGCACGGGGGTCACCTGGGTGACCGCCTACGGGGCGAGTGAGTTGCCGGTGATCTCGTGCAACGATCTGCAGCACGCGCGGCTGGACACCGTCGGCCGTGCCGTCACCGGAGTCGGTATCCGCATCGTGTCGCTGCAGACCGGTGAGGTGCTGGGCGCGGGTGAGGAAGGCGAGATCCAGGTGCGCTCGGACTCCGCGATGGCCGGATACCTCCCGGATCAGTGGACCGCACAGGCGTTTTCGGACGGCTGGTACCGCACCGGCGACGTCGGCACGCTCGACGGCGAGGGCTGGCTGCGGATCACCGACCGTGCCAAGGAAATGATCAAGGTCCGCGGTTTCCAGGTTGCTCCGGCGGAGGTCGAGGCGGTGCTGCACGGACATCCCGCGGTCGAGGACTGTGCGGTGTTCGGGATCCCGGCCGCCGACGGCGAGGCGATCGTCGCCGCGGTGACCCTGGGGCACCCGGTCGACACCGATGAACTGGCCGACCTCGTCGCCGACCGGCTGGCCTCGTACAAACGACCGAGCCGGGTTGTGGTCGTCGACGAAATCCCGCGCCTGCCTTCGGGCAAGGTGCTGAGACGAGTGTTGCGGGAGCGCGCGATGGGCGCTGGCGCGAAGAGCGGAGGATTCTGA